The genomic segment TGGTTTCGGTACACATTAATGGTAGCTAACAGTACAACGAGAAACAGGATTAGCAATAGAGCTATTTTTTTATTTTGATTCATGCGTCCCTCCTAGTTTTTCTGCAAGTCCTGCCCCGCTTACGAATAAAAATTGGAATAGCATCACCTGCCACTCAGACAGTCCGATTAGTGATTGGATAATGAAATGAAAAAATAAAAAGACAACCATCCATTCTAGCGCCAACATGGAAGGCACGTTGTAAAACAATAAGATGAGTGTTAAAACAAGTCCTCCATACAAAACAGCCAGCCAGTTCGCCTGGAGTGTGTTTAAGATAAATTCAAACTGAAATAAGTATAGGACGGATAGGAACGGTAGTATGCGTAAGGTGGCTGAATCGACTTTTCTCACCCAATACAAAATCAGTCCAAGTAAAGATAGGAATAACCCACGGGTTCCCCCATCAAAAAAGAGAGCGGATTTAGGCATCGCTAAGACGAGTGGTAGATGGAAGAGAATATAGCTTCCTTTCCATACCAAAACGAAGAGTAAAAAACTATTTATCATCCAGTCACCTAGACGCCGATGCAACAAGATACGATATGAAATTGAAAGGAGGAAAAGCGCTAAAACAACCGATAACCAAGTGAAGGAAATCGAAAACTGTCCGATTTGAAGATAATTATTCATTAGAGGACAGGCGTGTTAACTCGAACGTAATTTCGATTGAATCGATAACAGATTGAATCATGCCACAATTTTTAAGGACGAGCTCTGCGATGGAAGAAGCTTGTTTTTCGCTGATCTCGCCATCCATTTCGACAGTAAAGTGAAGTTTGGTAATTCGATTGGCACGTTCTGTGTCACGTGTGACATCGACGTTCATCGTGAGACTTTGGTATGAAATCCGTTTCTTTTGTAGAAGATTTCGTAATAGCGTGCCGCTACACCCAGCAAGTGATGTGACGAAAAG from the Exiguobacterium oxidotolerans JCM 12280 genome contains:
- a CDS encoding OsmC family protein translates to MHYIIEEEAVTTSLPHGSLPVSKNPEVGFRPLELFVTSLAGCSGTLLRNLLQKKRISYQSLTMNVDVTRDTERANRITKLHFTVEMDGEISEKQASSIAELVLKNCGMIQSVIDSIEITFELTRLSSNE